The following proteins are encoded in a genomic region of Dokdonia donghaensis DSW-1:
- the ilvC gene encoding ketol-acid reductoisomerase yields MKNYFNTLPLRDQLSQLGKCRFMDASEFEDGIAAIADKKIVIVGCGAQGLNQGLNMRDSGCDISYALREGAITEKRQSYKNATSNGFTVGTYEELIPTADLVLNLTPDKQHTAVVKAVMPLMKQGATLAYSHGFNIVEEGMQVRDDLTVIMVAPKCPGSEVREEYKRGFGVPTLIAVHPDNDPEGKGLAQAKAYAAATGGHRAGVLESSFVAEVKSDLMGEQTILCGVLQTGSILCFDKMVEKGIDPAYAGKLIQYGWETITEALKHGGITNMMDRLDNPSKIKAYNLSEELKDIMRPLFEKHMDDIISGHFSKTMMEDWAADDKNLHTWRAATGETNFEKQEITSQEISEQEYFDHGVLMVAMVKAGVELAFETMTAAGIIEESAYYESLHETPLIANTIARKKLFEMNRIISDTAEYGCYLFDHACKPLLTDFMKTVDTDIIGASFTHDNGVDNQELIAVNDAIRNHPVEEIGATLRKAMVAMKKVKTEEQEAVLS; encoded by the coding sequence ATGAAAAATTATTTTAACACATTACCACTAAGGGATCAATTATCACAACTGGGAAAATGCCGCTTTATGGATGCCAGTGAGTTTGAAGATGGTATTGCTGCCATTGCAGATAAGAAAATCGTGATTGTAGGGTGCGGTGCACAAGGACTTAACCAAGGTCTTAATATGAGAGATAGCGGCTGTGATATTTCTTATGCATTAAGAGAAGGAGCAATTACAGAAAAGCGCCAGTCTTATAAAAATGCAACCTCAAATGGTTTTACGGTAGGAACTTATGAAGAATTAATCCCTACGGCAGATCTAGTTTTAAACCTTACTCCAGATAAGCAGCATACGGCAGTAGTAAAAGCAGTTATGCCACTTATGAAGCAAGGGGCTACTCTTGCTTATTCTCACGGTTTTAATATTGTAGAAGAAGGGATGCAGGTACGTGATGACCTTACGGTAATTATGGTAGCTCCTAAGTGTCCAGGGTCTGAGGTACGTGAGGAATATAAAAGAGGTTTTGGCGTACCTACACTTATCGCAGTACACCCAGATAATGATCCAGAAGGAAAGGGGCTTGCTCAAGCTAAAGCATATGCAGCGGCTACAGGTGGTCACAGAGCAGGTGTGCTAGAATCTTCTTTTGTGGCAGAGGTAAAGTCTGATCTTATGGGCGAGCAAACCATCTTATGTGGTGTGTTACAAACGGGATCAATACTCTGTTTTGATAAAATGGTAGAGAAGGGTATAGACCCGGCATATGCAGGTAAACTCATACAGTATGGATGGGAGACTATTACAGAAGCACTTAAGCACGGTGGTATCACAAATATGATGGATCGTCTAGATAACCCGTCTAAGATTAAAGCATATAACCTATCAGAAGAGCTTAAGGATATAATGAGACCACTTTTTGAGAAGCATATGGATGATATTATCTCTGGTCACTTCTCAAAAACTATGATGGAAGACTGGGCTGCAGATGATAAAAATCTTCACACCTGGAGAGCAGCAACAGGTGAGACCAACTTCGAAAAGCAAGAAATCACATCACAAGAGATAAGTGAGCAAGAGTATTTTGATCACGGTGTGCTTATGGTAGCAATGGTAAAGGCTGGTGTAGAGCTAGCGTTTGAAACGATGACAGCTGCAGGTATTATAGAAGAAAGTGCTTATTATGAGTCACTACACGAGACACCACTTATTGCAAATACCATCGCAAGAAAGAAGCTTTTTGAGATGAATCGTATTATTTCTGACACGGCAGAGTATGGTTGTTATCTTTTTGATCACGCCTGTAAACCACTCCTTACAGACTTTATGAAAACTGTTGATACAGATATTATAGGCGCTTCTTTTACTCACGATAATGGAGTAGATAATCAAGAGCTCATTGCTGTAAATGATGCCATACGTAATCATCCTGTAGAAGAAATAGGAGCAACCCTACGTAAAGCAATGGTTGCAATGAAAAAGGTAAAAACCGAAGAGCAAGAAGCTGTTCTAAGCTAG
- the ilvN gene encoding acetolactate synthase small subunit — translation MSEVKTFTVNIYTENNIGLLNRISAIFQRRKINIESLSASESEIDDVFKFIIVVNVTEEQMAKIQGQIERQVEVIKAFYHTDEETIFTESALFKIKSNLLFEEPQIQNIIKESQARIVTVNKDFFVLEKAGRRSEIELVHRELKPFGIMQFTRSGRIAVTKTEMPISTLLQRIEESNEVAFGKSQA, via the coding sequence ATGAGTGAAGTAAAAACATTTACCGTAAATATATATACCGAAAATAATATTGGGTTATTAAACCGTATTTCGGCAATATTTCAGCGTCGTAAGATTAATATAGAAAGCCTTTCTGCCTCAGAAAGTGAGATAGATGATGTGTTTAAATTCATCATTGTTGTAAATGTCACAGAAGAGCAAATGGCAAAAATACAGGGACAGATAGAACGTCAAGTTGAGGTGATAAAGGCATTTTATCATACAGATGAAGAAACCATATTTACAGAGAGTGCGCTATTTAAAATTAAGTCAAACTTACTTTTTGAAGAACCACAAATTCAGAATATCATAAAGGAAAGTCAGGCGCGTATCGTGACTGTGAATAAGGACTTCTTTGTGCTTGAAAAAGCAGGAAGACGCTCAGAGATTGAGCTTGTACATAGAGAGCTTAAACCTTTTGGGATAATGCAATTTACACGCTCTGGTAGAATAGCAGTCACAAAAACAGAGATGCCTATTTCTACATTATTACAACGTATAGAAGAGAGTAATGAGGTCGCCTTTGGCAAATCCCAAGCTTAG
- the ilvB gene encoding biosynthetic-type acetolactate synthase large subunit, translated as MDVKTQNTSDTTTTTMSGSEALIHCLVAEGADLIYGYPGGAIMPFYDELHKHQDKIKHVLTRHEQGATHAAQGFARATGKVGVAIATSGPGATNLITGIADAQIDSTPMVCITGQVGSHLLGSDAFQETDIIGISTPVTKWNHQITRAEEIPEVLAKAFYIARSGRPGPVLIDITKDAQFAEFDFAYAKCEYIRSYTPTPTVNETEIAQAAQAINDAKKPMIVWGQGVILGEAEEEFKAFVEKSGIPAAWTILGVSAIPTEHPLNVGMVGMHGNYAPNVLTNDCDVLIAIGMRFDDRVTGNLATYAKQAKVIHFEIDPAEVNKNVKADIAVLGNSKDTLAKILPHIEQKSHTAWHQKFKDLYAIEYEKVIKNDISPTKEGLTMGEVVNLINKQTNGDAIIVTDVGQHQMIGIRYADFKKSKSNITSGGLGTMGFALPAAIGAKMGAPEREVVAIIGDGGYQMTIQELGVIFQAEVPVKIVVLNNEFLGMVRQWQQLFFDKRYASTTMKNPNFCKIADAYEIDNQKVSTREELGPAVEKMIASKDSFFLEVMVEKEDNVFPMIPTGASVSDIRLE; from the coding sequence ATGGACGTGAAGACACAAAACACATCAGACACTACAACTACCACAATGAGCGGTAGTGAGGCATTGATACACTGCCTTGTAGCAGAGGGAGCAGACCTTATTTATGGGTATCCTGGTGGGGCTATAATGCCTTTTTATGATGAGCTACACAAGCATCAAGATAAAATAAAGCACGTCCTTACCAGACACGAGCAAGGAGCGACGCACGCTGCACAGGGATTTGCCCGTGCCACGGGTAAAGTAGGAGTTGCCATTGCCACTTCTGGTCCTGGAGCGACTAACTTGATTACGGGTATTGCAGATGCTCAGATAGACAGTACACCTATGGTTTGTATCACAGGTCAAGTAGGCTCTCACTTACTGGGTAGCGATGCTTTTCAAGAGACAGATATCATAGGTATCTCTACTCCAGTCACAAAGTGGAATCATCAGATCACAAGAGCAGAGGAGATACCAGAGGTACTTGCAAAGGCATTTTATATTGCAAGATCTGGAAGACCAGGACCTGTACTCATTGATATTACAAAAGATGCACAGTTTGCAGAGTTTGATTTTGCTTACGCGAAATGTGAATACATACGCAGCTATACACCTACACCAACAGTAAATGAAACAGAAATTGCTCAAGCTGCTCAAGCTATAAACGATGCAAAAAAGCCTATGATAGTATGGGGGCAAGGAGTGATACTAGGTGAAGCCGAAGAAGAGTTTAAAGCTTTTGTAGAAAAATCTGGAATACCAGCTGCTTGGACTATTTTAGGTGTCTCTGCAATCCCTACAGAGCATCCTCTTAACGTAGGTATGGTAGGTATGCACGGTAATTATGCACCTAACGTTTTGACAAATGATTGTGATGTTCTTATTGCTATCGGTATGCGTTTTGATGACCGTGTTACGGGTAATCTCGCGACCTATGCAAAGCAAGCTAAGGTCATACACTTTGAGATAGACCCTGCAGAGGTAAATAAAAACGTAAAGGCAGACATCGCAGTACTAGGTAACTCAAAAGATACGCTTGCAAAAATCTTACCTCATATAGAGCAAAAAAGCCATACAGCCTGGCACCAAAAATTTAAAGATCTCTATGCTATCGAGTATGAGAAGGTCATAAAGAATGATATTTCACCTACTAAGGAGGGTCTTACAATGGGTGAGGTGGTAAATCTTATCAATAAACAAACTAATGGTGACGCTATAATTGTAACAGATGTAGGACAGCACCAGATGATAGGTATACGTTATGCAGACTTTAAAAAGTCTAAAAGTAACATCACTTCTGGAGGGCTAGGTACAATGGGATTTGCATTACCAGCAGCCATAGGTGCAAAAATGGGAGCACCAGAGCGAGAAGTTGTAGCCATTATAGGTGATGGTGGTTACCAGATGACTATACAAGAGCTAGGTGTCATCTTTCAGGCAGAGGTGCCGGTTAAGATAGTGGTGCTTAACAACGAATTTTTAGGAATGGTGCGCCAGTGGCAACAACTATTTTTTGATAAAAGATATGCTAGCACCACAATGAAAAATCCTAACTTTTGTAAAATAGCAGATGCCTACGAGATAGATAACCAGAAGGTAAGTACTAGAGAAGAACTAGGTCCAGCTGTAGAGAAGATGATTGCCTCAAAGGACAGTTTCTTCTTAGAAGTAATGGTAGAGAAAGAAGATAATGTTTTCCCTATGATACCTACAGGAGCATCTGTATCAGATATAAGACTAGAATAA
- the ilvD gene encoding dihydroxy-acid dehydratase, giving the protein MKELNKYSKAVTQDPTQPAAQAMLHAIGLTDEDFKKPLVGIASTGYEGNPCNMHLNNLALDIKKGVQTSDLVGLIYNTIGVSDGISMGTPGMRYSLPSRDIIADSMETVVQAMSYDALVTVVGCDKNMPGALMAQLRLDRPSILVYGGTIAPGCHEDKKLDVVSAFEAWGEKVAGSITEQEFKTVVKKACPGAGACGGMYTANTMASAIEALGMSLPYTSSNPAVSPNKTAECARVGAALRNLIEKDIKPSDIVTRKSLENAVRLVTVLGGSTNAVLHFLAIAKAAQVSFTLQDFQKISDTTPFLADLKPSGKYLMEDLHNVGGVPGVLKYMLEQGMLHGDCMTVTGKTIAENLAVVDHLQAHQDVIHSVENPIKETGHIRILYGNIASEGSVAKITGKEGLHFRGSARVYNGEYAANAGIGAGEVKKGDVVVIRYEGPQGGPGMPEMLKPTAAIMGAGLGKDVALITDGRFSGGTHGFVVGHITPEAQVGGGIALIENGDTIVINAETNTINVEISESELEARKKNWVAPELKVKRGSLYKYARMVSSASKGCVTDEF; this is encoded by the coding sequence TTGAAAGAACTTAATAAATATAGTAAAGCGGTAACTCAAGATCCTACGCAGCCAGCTGCACAGGCTATGTTGCACGCTATAGGCCTTACAGATGAAGATTTTAAAAAGCCACTAGTAGGTATTGCCAGTACAGGTTATGAGGGTAATCCTTGTAATATGCACTTAAATAACCTTGCACTAGATATTAAAAAGGGAGTACAAACTTCTGATCTGGTAGGTCTTATTTATAATACCATAGGTGTAAGTGACGGTATCTCAATGGGTACTCCTGGTATGCGCTACTCACTACCTAGTAGAGATATTATTGCAGACTCAATGGAGACTGTAGTACAAGCTATGTCTTATGATGCACTGGTTACAGTGGTGGGTTGTGATAAAAATATGCCGGGTGCTCTTATGGCACAGCTTAGGCTAGATAGACCATCTATACTCGTCTATGGAGGAACTATAGCACCAGGATGTCACGAAGATAAAAAGCTAGATGTAGTGTCTGCTTTTGAAGCTTGGGGAGAAAAAGTAGCTGGTAGTATTACAGAGCAAGAGTTTAAAACGGTGGTAAAAAAAGCCTGTCCAGGTGCTGGTGCGTGTGGTGGTATGTATACTGCAAACACGATGGCTAGCGCGATTGAGGCACTAGGGATGAGCTTACCTTATACAAGTTCTAACCCTGCGGTGTCACCAAATAAAACTGCGGAGTGTGCTAGAGTAGGAGCTGCTTTAAGAAACCTAATAGAAAAAGATATAAAACCTTCAGACATTGTTACTCGCAAGTCACTAGAGAATGCGGTGAGACTTGTAACGGTACTGGGAGGATCTACTAATGCTGTGCTGCACTTTCTTGCTATAGCAAAGGCTGCACAAGTGTCATTTACACTACAAGATTTCCAAAAAATAAGCGATACCACACCTTTTCTAGCAGATCTTAAACCATCAGGAAAATACCTTATGGAAGATTTACATAATGTAGGAGGAGTACCTGGCGTATTAAAATATATGCTAGAGCAGGGTATGTTGCACGGTGACTGTATGACTGTAACTGGTAAAACTATTGCAGAGAATCTAGCAGTTGTAGACCATCTTCAGGCACATCAAGATGTTATTCATTCGGTTGAGAATCCTATTAAGGAGACGGGACACATCCGTATTCTTTATGGAAATATTGCAAGTGAAGGATCTGTGGCAAAAATTACCGGTAAAGAGGGATTACACTTTCGCGGAAGCGCAAGAGTTTATAACGGTGAGTATGCTGCAAATGCTGGTATAGGTGCCGGAGAGGTAAAAAAGGGTGATGTAGTCGTTATACGCTATGAAGGACCACAAGGAGGACCTGGTATGCCAGAAATGCTTAAACCTACAGCGGCTATTATGGGTGCTGGCTTAGGTAAAGATGTGGCACTTATTACAGATGGTCGTTTTTCTGGAGGGACACACGGTTTTGTAGTGGGACACATTACGCCAGAGGCACAAGTAGGAGGTGGTATTGCACTTATAGAAAATGGAGATACCATCGTGATTAACGCTGAGACGAACACAATTAATGTTGAGATAAGCGAGAGCGAACTAGAAGCACGTAAAAAGAACTGGGTAGCTCCAGAGCTTAAAGTAAAACGTGGGTCACTTTATAAATATGCTCGTATGGTCTCATCTGCGAGTAAGGGATGCGTGACAGACGAGTTCTAG